In Diorhabda sublineata isolate icDioSubl1.1 chromosome 4, icDioSubl1.1, whole genome shotgun sequence, a single window of DNA contains:
- the LOC130443056 gene encoding protein LSM12 homolog A-like, with amino-acid sequence MAAVSDFFSLGSIVWCRTCYNKEIEGEVLAFDPPTKVLILKCTSSGGDPKLNDIHFVNLSLVSELQVKKEVTSVPDIPQSLNLQRLNTRIRNQVDEKKRMFQARAANVSSEGQSLFIAIAKTISEVRWNNSEIVVFNQDVTISPPYQLENIRGNINSKEYIYIRKVVEKHMKDLALNSQNQGVCQNNTLQ; translated from the exons ATGGCTGCTGTTTCAGACTTTTTTTCATTAGGTAGTATTGTTTGGTGTAGAActtgttataataaagaaattgaggGAGAAGTCTTGGCATTTGATCCACCAACGAAAGTATTAATATTGA AATGTACATCCTCAGGTGGGGATCcaaaattaaatgatattcattttgttaatttatccCTTGTTAGTGAATTACAAGTCAAGAAAGAAGTGACAAGCGTTCCGGACATACCACAGTCTTTGAATTTACAGAGG TTAAACACAAGGATTAGAAATCAAGTAGATGAGAAAAAACGAATGTTCCAGGCTAGAGCCGCAAATGTTAGTTCTGAAGGACAGAGTTTGTTTATAGCTATAGCTAAAACGATTAGCGAGGTTAGGTGGAACAATTCTGAAATTGTTGTCTTCAATCAAGAT gttaCTATTAGTCCTCCCTACCAATTGGAAAATATAAGAGGAAATATAAACAGTAaagagtatatatatatacggaAAGTG gttGAAAAACACATGAAAGATCTAGCCTTAAACAGTCAGAATCAAGGAGTTTGTCAGAATAATACtttgcaataa
- the LOC130443057 gene encoding delta-1-pyrroline-5-carboxylate dehydrogenase, mitochondrial, which produces MLSLCKQNLSSSFQRIGARCVASVVPEIKVNDTGVSNEPILQYLKGSKERTELETALKNSYAQTEDVPIVIGDKEYQTKDVRYQVMPHDHKKKLAKFYYADKNLLQKAIETASTTQKKWDSVPIPERLKIWEKAANMMANEYRAKLNAATILGQGKTIIQAEIDAAAELIDFFRLNAYFLKEAIKYQPISENPMVTKNSMRYRGIDGFIAAVSPFNFTAIGGNLAYTPALMGNAVLWKPSDTALLSNWLIFKICREAGVPPGVVNFVPADGPVFGDTITASPHLAGINFTGSVPTFTRLWRQVGENISIYKNFPRLIGECGGKNYHFVHPSADIQTVINGTIRSAFEYCGQKCSACSRMYVPESLWPKIKEGLITKRNQLKVGDPTDATNFTSAVIDDKAFKRIKGYIEHAKNSSDLQILAGGKCDDSVGYFVEPTIVETKNPKDKIMVEEIFGPVLTIYVYKDDKLKDTLDMVGSTTSFALTGAIFAQDEAFLRRAVEELKMTAGNFYVNDKSTGSVVGQQPFGGARLSGTNDKAGGPHYILRWGNPQSIKETFVPLTDVEYPYMKQ; this is translated from the exons ATGTTATCTTTATGTAAACAGAACTTGTCTTCAAGTTTTCAAAG aatTGGTGCCAGATGTGTAGCTTCTGTAGTACCAGAAATCAAAGTGAACGATACTGGTGTATCAAATGAACCAATTTTACAGTATCTGAAGGGATCGAAAGAACGAACTGAATTAGAAACAGCCCTGAAAAATAGTTATGCTCAAACTGAAGATGTTCCTATTGTCATTGGAGACAAAGAATATCAAACAAAAGATGTCAGATATCAG GTAATGCCACATGACCATAAAAAGAAATTGGCCAAATTTTACTACGCCGACAAAAATCTTCTCCAAAAAGCAATTGAAACTGCTAGTACAACTCAAAAGAAATGGGATTCAGTACCAATACCAGAAAG ATTAAAAATTTGGGAGAAGGCAGCAAATATGATGGCTAATGAATACAGAGCTAAATTGAATGCTGCGACGATCTTAGGACAGGGTAAAACAATAATTCAGGCAGAAATTGACGCAGCCGCAGAACTGATAGATTTTTTTAG GCTTAAcgcttattttttaaaagaagcAATTAAATATCAACCTATATCAGAAAATCCTATGGTTACTAAAAATTCAATGAGGTACAGAGGTATTGATGGTTTTATAGCTGCTGTATCGCCATTTAATTTCACGGCAATAGGAGGAAATTTGGCATATACACCAGCACTCATG GGCAATGCAGTTTTGTGGAAACCTAGCGACACTGCCTTACTTTCAAATTggttaatattcaaaatatgtagAGAAGCCGGAGTACCACCAGGTGTTGTTAACTTTGTTCCAGCGGACGGTCCTGTGTTCGGAGACACAATTACTGCCTCTCCTCATCTGGCAGGCATCAATTTCACAGGGAGTGTGCC aacGTTCACAAGATTGTGGAGGCAAGTCGGGGAAAatataagtatttataaaaatttcccaAGGCTGATCGGAGAGTGTGGAGGTAAAAACTATCATTTTGTGCATCCTTCAGCAGATATACAAACTGTTATTAATGGTACAATACGAAGTGCTTTCGAATACTGTGGACAGAAATGTAGCGCCTGTTCCAGAATGTATGTACCGGAATCGCTTTGGCCAAAA ATTAAAGAAGGGCTTATAACTAAACGGAATCAATTGAAAGTAGGAGATCCGACAGACGCAACTAACTTCACTTCGGCAGTTATTGACGATAAAGCCTTCAAAAGAATTAAAGGCTACATTGAACATGCTAAAAACTCATCTGATTTACAAATTTTAGCAGGAGGTAAATGCGATGACAg cGTTGGCTATTTCGTTGAACCTACGATTGTCGAAACCAAAAATCCCAAGGATAAAATAATGGTGGAAGAAATATTCGGCCCTGTTCTCacaatttatgtttataaagaTGATAAATTGAAAGATACTCTAGATATGGTTGGGTCTACGACGTCATTTGCTCTTACTGGAGCTATCTTTGCTCAAGATGA gGCGTTCCTAAGAAGAGCCGTTGAAGAATTGAAAATGACTGCCGGTAATTTCTATGTTAATGATAAATCTACTGGTAGTGTTGTTGGCCAACAACCTTTTGGTGGTGCTAGATTATCAG GTACAAATGATAAAGCTGGAGGCCCTCACTATATTTTAAGATGGGGAAATCCTCAATCCATTAAAGAAACATTCGTTCCTTTAACAGATGTTGAATATCCATATATGAagcaataa